The Etheostoma spectabile isolate EspeVRDwgs_2016 chromosome 24, UIUC_Espe_1.0, whole genome shotgun sequence genome contains a region encoding:
- the abi2b gene encoding abl interactor 2b isoform X4: MAELQMLLEEEIPAGRSALLDSFTNLERVAEYCESNYVQSPDKQRALEETKNYTTQSLASVAYLINTLANNVLQMLDIQASQLRRMESSINHISQTVDIHKEKVARREIGILTTNKNTSRTHKIIAPANPERPVRYIRKPIDYSMLDDMGHGVKASAQNMKAGGGGLPRTNPPTQKPPSPPMSGKGTLGRHSPYRTLEPVRPPVVPNDYVSSPTRNMAQPQQSPTRTASVNQRNRTYSGSSGGSHPSSSRSSSRENSGSGSVGVPIAVPTPAPPTAFPGAPQFYSMNRPVQPLQNSQVGGSLPYRRPASVTGQPNMAHNQTQLNGGPHFAQNPAGPLAPPPPSMQITPQLPLMGFVARVQETISDVPPPPPPAEEPVFEEPTPPPPPPEDYEDDEDEEESAVVEYSDPYAEEDPPWAPRTYMEKVVASTTTPAQGG; encoded by the exons ATGGCGGAGCTACAAATGCTTCTGGAAGAGGAGATTCCAGCAGGACGAAGCGCACTACTAGACAGTTTCACCAATTTGGAAAGAGTAGCGGAGTACTGCGAAAGCAACTATGTCCAG TCTCCAGATAAGCAGAGGGCGCTGGAGGAGACCAAGAACTACACCACCCAGTCTCTTGCCAGCGTCGCTTACCTGATCAACACACTCGCCAACAATGTCCTCCAGATGCTGGACATCCAGGCCTCGCAGCTCCGCCGCATGGAGTCCTCCATCAACCACATCTCACAG ACGGTGGACATCCACAAAGAGAAGGTAGCCCGGCGGGAGATCGGCATCCTCACCACCAACAAGAACACGTCTCGCACACACAAGATCATCGCCCCAGCCAATCCCGAGAGGCCTGTGCGCTACATCCGCAAGCCCATCGACTACAGCATGCTAGACGACATGGGCCATGGAGTCAAG GCCAGCGCCCAGAACATGAAGGCCGGAGGCGGTGGACTCCCTCGCACAAACCCCCCCACACAGAAGCCCCCCAGCCCGCCCATGTCGGGGAAAGGGACCCTTGG GCGCCACTCCCCCTATAGGACGCTCGAGCCGGTGCGTCCGCCCGTTGTCCCTAACGACTACGTCTCGAGCCCGACGCGCAACATGGCGCAGCCCCAGCAGAGCCCTACACGCACTGCATCCGTTAATCAGAGGAACCGCACGTACAG TGGGAGCAGCGGAGGCAGCCATCCCAGCAGCAGTCGCAGCAGCAGCCGAGAGAACAGCGGCAGTGGCAGCGTGGGCGTGCCCATCGCCGTGCCAACCCCAGCCCCACCCACCGCCTTCCCAG GCGCTCCTCAGTTCTACAGCATGAACCGCCCGGTGCAGCCGCTCCAAAACTCGCAGGTGGGAGGCTCGCTGCCGTACCGCCGACCCGCGTCTGTCACCGGTCAGCCCAACATGGCCCACAACCAGACCCAGCTCAACGGGGGACCACACTTTGCCCAGAACCCAG CCGGCCCACTCgcgccccctcccccctccatgCAGATCACCCCTCAGCTGCCTCTGATGGGCTTTGTGGCCCGAGTTCAGGAGACTA TCTCAGACGTGCCGCCTCCACCTCCGCCCGCCGAGGAGCCGGTGTTTGAGGaacccacccctcctcctcctccgccggAGGACTACGAGGACGACGAGGATGAAGAAGAGTCGGCGGTGGTGGAGTACAGTGACCCGTACGCCGAGGAGGACCCGCCCTGGGCCCCGCGCACCTACATGGAGAAAG TGGTGGCATCTACGACTACGCCCGCGCAAGGAGGATAG
- the abi2b gene encoding abl interactor 2b isoform X11: MAELQMLLEEEIPAGRSALLDSFTNLERVAEYCESNYVQSPDKQRALEETKNYTTQSLASVAYLINTLANNVLQMLDIQASQLRRMESSINHISQTVDIHKEKVARREIGILTTNKNTSRTHKIIAPANPERPVRYIRKPIDYSMLDDMGHGVKASAQNMKAGGGGLPRTNPPTQKPPSPPMSGKGTLGGSSGGSHPSSSRSSSRENSGSGSVGVPIAVPTPAPPTAFPGAPQFYSMNRPVQPLQNSQVGGSLPYRRPASVTGQPNMAHNQTQLNGGPHFAQNPAGPLAPPPPSMQITPQLPLMGFVARVQETISDVPPPPPPAEEPVFEEPTPPPPPPEDYEDDEDEEESAVVEYSDPYAEEDPPWAPRTYMEKVVASTTTPAQGG, translated from the exons ATGGCGGAGCTACAAATGCTTCTGGAAGAGGAGATTCCAGCAGGACGAAGCGCACTACTAGACAGTTTCACCAATTTGGAAAGAGTAGCGGAGTACTGCGAAAGCAACTATGTCCAG TCTCCAGATAAGCAGAGGGCGCTGGAGGAGACCAAGAACTACACCACCCAGTCTCTTGCCAGCGTCGCTTACCTGATCAACACACTCGCCAACAATGTCCTCCAGATGCTGGACATCCAGGCCTCGCAGCTCCGCCGCATGGAGTCCTCCATCAACCACATCTCACAG ACGGTGGACATCCACAAAGAGAAGGTAGCCCGGCGGGAGATCGGCATCCTCACCACCAACAAGAACACGTCTCGCACACACAAGATCATCGCCCCAGCCAATCCCGAGAGGCCTGTGCGCTACATCCGCAAGCCCATCGACTACAGCATGCTAGACGACATGGGCCATGGAGTCAAG GCCAGCGCCCAGAACATGAAGGCCGGAGGCGGTGGACTCCCTCGCACAAACCCCCCCACACAGAAGCCCCCCAGCCCGCCCATGTCGGGGAAAGGGACCCTTGG TGGGAGCAGCGGAGGCAGCCATCCCAGCAGCAGTCGCAGCAGCAGCCGAGAGAACAGCGGCAGTGGCAGCGTGGGCGTGCCCATCGCCGTGCCAACCCCAGCCCCACCCACCGCCTTCCCAG GCGCTCCTCAGTTCTACAGCATGAACCGCCCGGTGCAGCCGCTCCAAAACTCGCAGGTGGGAGGCTCGCTGCCGTACCGCCGACCCGCGTCTGTCACCGGTCAGCCCAACATGGCCCACAACCAGACCCAGCTCAACGGGGGACCACACTTTGCCCAGAACCCAG CCGGCCCACTCgcgccccctcccccctccatgCAGATCACCCCTCAGCTGCCTCTGATGGGCTTTGTGGCCCGAGTTCAGGAGACTA TCTCAGACGTGCCGCCTCCACCTCCGCCCGCCGAGGAGCCGGTGTTTGAGGaacccacccctcctcctcctccgccggAGGACTACGAGGACGACGAGGATGAAGAAGAGTCGGCGGTGGTGGAGTACAGTGACCCGTACGCCGAGGAGGACCCGCCCTGGGCCCCGCGCACCTACATGGAGAAAG TGGTGGCATCTACGACTACGCCCGCGCAAGGAGGATAG
- the abi2b gene encoding abl interactor 2b isoform X6, with translation MAELQMLLEEEIPAGRSALLDSFTNLERVAEYCESNYVQSPDKQRALEETKNYTTQSLASVAYLINTLANNVLQMLDIQASQLRRMESSINHISQTVDIHKEKVARREIGILTTNKNTSRTHKIIAPANPERPVRYIRKPIDYSMLDDMGHGVKASAQNMKAGGGGLPRTNPPTQKPPSPPMSGKGTLGRHSPYRTLEPVRPPVVPNDYVSSPTRNMAQPQQSPTRTASVNQRNRTYSSGSSGGSHPSSSRSSSRENSGSGSVGVPIAVPTPAPPTAFPGAPQFYSMNRPVQPLQNSQVGGSLPYRRPASVTGQPNMAHNQTQLNGGPHFAQNPVSDVPPPPPPAEEPVFEEPTPPPPPPEDYEDDEDEEESAVVEYSDPYAEEDPPWAPRTYMEKVVASTTTPAQGG, from the exons ATGGCGGAGCTACAAATGCTTCTGGAAGAGGAGATTCCAGCAGGACGAAGCGCACTACTAGACAGTTTCACCAATTTGGAAAGAGTAGCGGAGTACTGCGAAAGCAACTATGTCCAG TCTCCAGATAAGCAGAGGGCGCTGGAGGAGACCAAGAACTACACCACCCAGTCTCTTGCCAGCGTCGCTTACCTGATCAACACACTCGCCAACAATGTCCTCCAGATGCTGGACATCCAGGCCTCGCAGCTCCGCCGCATGGAGTCCTCCATCAACCACATCTCACAG ACGGTGGACATCCACAAAGAGAAGGTAGCCCGGCGGGAGATCGGCATCCTCACCACCAACAAGAACACGTCTCGCACACACAAGATCATCGCCCCAGCCAATCCCGAGAGGCCTGTGCGCTACATCCGCAAGCCCATCGACTACAGCATGCTAGACGACATGGGCCATGGAGTCAAG GCCAGCGCCCAGAACATGAAGGCCGGAGGCGGTGGACTCCCTCGCACAAACCCCCCCACACAGAAGCCCCCCAGCCCGCCCATGTCGGGGAAAGGGACCCTTGG GCGCCACTCCCCCTATAGGACGCTCGAGCCGGTGCGTCCGCCCGTTGTCCCTAACGACTACGTCTCGAGCCCGACGCGCAACATGGCGCAGCCCCAGCAGAGCCCTACACGCACTGCATCCGTTAATCAGAGGAACCGCACGTACAG CAGTGGGAGCAGCGGAGGCAGCCATCCCAGCAGCAGTCGCAGCAGCAGCCGAGAGAACAGCGGCAGTGGCAGCGTGGGCGTGCCCATCGCCGTGCCAACCCCAGCCCCACCCACCGCCTTCCCAG GCGCTCCTCAGTTCTACAGCATGAACCGCCCGGTGCAGCCGCTCCAAAACTCGCAGGTGGGAGGCTCGCTGCCGTACCGCCGACCCGCGTCTGTCACCGGTCAGCCCAACATGGCCCACAACCAGACCCAGCTCAACGGGGGACCACACTTTGCCCAGAACCCAG TCTCAGACGTGCCGCCTCCACCTCCGCCCGCCGAGGAGCCGGTGTTTGAGGaacccacccctcctcctcctccgccggAGGACTACGAGGACGACGAGGATGAAGAAGAGTCGGCGGTGGTGGAGTACAGTGACCCGTACGCCGAGGAGGACCCGCCCTGGGCCCCGCGCACCTACATGGAGAAAG TGGTGGCATCTACGACTACGCCCGCGCAAGGAGGATAG
- the abi2b gene encoding abl interactor 2b isoform X10, translating into MAELQMLLEEEIPAGRSALLDSFTNLERVAEYCESNYVQSPDKQRALEETKNYTTQSLASVAYLINTLANNVLQMLDIQASQLRRMESSINHISQTVDIHKEKVARREIGILTTNKNTSRTHKIIAPANPERPVRYIRKPIDYSMLDDMGHGVKASAQNMKAGGGGLPRTNPPTQKPPSPPMSGKGTLGSGSSGGSHPSSSRSSSRENSGSGSVGVPIAVPTPAPPTAFPGAPQFYSMNRPVQPLQNSQVGGSLPYRRPASVTGQPNMAHNQTQLNGGPHFAQNPAGPLAPPPPSMQITPQLPLMGFVARVQETISDVPPPPPPAEEPVFEEPTPPPPPPEDYEDDEDEEESAVVEYSDPYAEEDPPWAPRTYMEKVVASTTTPAQGG; encoded by the exons ATGGCGGAGCTACAAATGCTTCTGGAAGAGGAGATTCCAGCAGGACGAAGCGCACTACTAGACAGTTTCACCAATTTGGAAAGAGTAGCGGAGTACTGCGAAAGCAACTATGTCCAG TCTCCAGATAAGCAGAGGGCGCTGGAGGAGACCAAGAACTACACCACCCAGTCTCTTGCCAGCGTCGCTTACCTGATCAACACACTCGCCAACAATGTCCTCCAGATGCTGGACATCCAGGCCTCGCAGCTCCGCCGCATGGAGTCCTCCATCAACCACATCTCACAG ACGGTGGACATCCACAAAGAGAAGGTAGCCCGGCGGGAGATCGGCATCCTCACCACCAACAAGAACACGTCTCGCACACACAAGATCATCGCCCCAGCCAATCCCGAGAGGCCTGTGCGCTACATCCGCAAGCCCATCGACTACAGCATGCTAGACGACATGGGCCATGGAGTCAAG GCCAGCGCCCAGAACATGAAGGCCGGAGGCGGTGGACTCCCTCGCACAAACCCCCCCACACAGAAGCCCCCCAGCCCGCCCATGTCGGGGAAAGGGACCCTTGG CAGTGGGAGCAGCGGAGGCAGCCATCCCAGCAGCAGTCGCAGCAGCAGCCGAGAGAACAGCGGCAGTGGCAGCGTGGGCGTGCCCATCGCCGTGCCAACCCCAGCCCCACCCACCGCCTTCCCAG GCGCTCCTCAGTTCTACAGCATGAACCGCCCGGTGCAGCCGCTCCAAAACTCGCAGGTGGGAGGCTCGCTGCCGTACCGCCGACCCGCGTCTGTCACCGGTCAGCCCAACATGGCCCACAACCAGACCCAGCTCAACGGGGGACCACACTTTGCCCAGAACCCAG CCGGCCCACTCgcgccccctcccccctccatgCAGATCACCCCTCAGCTGCCTCTGATGGGCTTTGTGGCCCGAGTTCAGGAGACTA TCTCAGACGTGCCGCCTCCACCTCCGCCCGCCGAGGAGCCGGTGTTTGAGGaacccacccctcctcctcctccgccggAGGACTACGAGGACGACGAGGATGAAGAAGAGTCGGCGGTGGTGGAGTACAGTGACCCGTACGCCGAGGAGGACCCGCCCTGGGCCCCGCGCACCTACATGGAGAAAG TGGTGGCATCTACGACTACGCCCGCGCAAGGAGGATAG
- the abi2b gene encoding abl interactor 2b isoform X1, protein MAELQMLLEEEIPAGRSALLDSFTNLERVAEYCESNYVQSPDKQRALEETKNYTTQSLASVAYLINTLANNVLQMLDIQASQLRRMESSINHISQTVDIHKEKVARREIGILTTNKNTSRTHKIIAPANPERPVRYIRKPIDYSMLDDMGHGVKWLQRFKASAQNMKAGGGGLPRTNPPTQKPPSPPMSGKGTLGRHSPYRTLEPVRPPVVPNDYVSSPTRNMAQPQQSPTRTASVNQRNRTYSSGSSGGSHPSSSRSSSRENSGSGSVGVPIAVPTPAPPTAFPGAPQFYSMNRPVQPLQNSQVGGSLPYRRPASVTGQPNMAHNQTQLNGGPHFAQNPAGPLAPPPPSMQITPQLPLMGFVARVQETISDVPPPPPPAEEPVFEEPTPPPPPPEDYEDDEDEEESAVVEYSDPYAEEDPPWAPRTYMEKVVASTTTPAQGG, encoded by the exons ATGGCGGAGCTACAAATGCTTCTGGAAGAGGAGATTCCAGCAGGACGAAGCGCACTACTAGACAGTTTCACCAATTTGGAAAGAGTAGCGGAGTACTGCGAAAGCAACTATGTCCAG TCTCCAGATAAGCAGAGGGCGCTGGAGGAGACCAAGAACTACACCACCCAGTCTCTTGCCAGCGTCGCTTACCTGATCAACACACTCGCCAACAATGTCCTCCAGATGCTGGACATCCAGGCCTCGCAGCTCCGCCGCATGGAGTCCTCCATCAACCACATCTCACAG ACGGTGGACATCCACAAAGAGAAGGTAGCCCGGCGGGAGATCGGCATCCTCACCACCAACAAGAACACGTCTCGCACACACAAGATCATCGCCCCAGCCAATCCCGAGAGGCCTGTGCGCTACATCCGCAAGCCCATCGACTACAGCATGCTAGACGACATGGGCCATGGAGTCAAG TGGTTGCAAAGGTTTAAG GCCAGCGCCCAGAACATGAAGGCCGGAGGCGGTGGACTCCCTCGCACAAACCCCCCCACACAGAAGCCCCCCAGCCCGCCCATGTCGGGGAAAGGGACCCTTGG GCGCCACTCCCCCTATAGGACGCTCGAGCCGGTGCGTCCGCCCGTTGTCCCTAACGACTACGTCTCGAGCCCGACGCGCAACATGGCGCAGCCCCAGCAGAGCCCTACACGCACTGCATCCGTTAATCAGAGGAACCGCACGTACAG CAGTGGGAGCAGCGGAGGCAGCCATCCCAGCAGCAGTCGCAGCAGCAGCCGAGAGAACAGCGGCAGTGGCAGCGTGGGCGTGCCCATCGCCGTGCCAACCCCAGCCCCACCCACCGCCTTCCCAG GCGCTCCTCAGTTCTACAGCATGAACCGCCCGGTGCAGCCGCTCCAAAACTCGCAGGTGGGAGGCTCGCTGCCGTACCGCCGACCCGCGTCTGTCACCGGTCAGCCCAACATGGCCCACAACCAGACCCAGCTCAACGGGGGACCACACTTTGCCCAGAACCCAG CCGGCCCACTCgcgccccctcccccctccatgCAGATCACCCCTCAGCTGCCTCTGATGGGCTTTGTGGCCCGAGTTCAGGAGACTA TCTCAGACGTGCCGCCTCCACCTCCGCCCGCCGAGGAGCCGGTGTTTGAGGaacccacccctcctcctcctccgccggAGGACTACGAGGACGACGAGGATGAAGAAGAGTCGGCGGTGGTGGAGTACAGTGACCCGTACGCCGAGGAGGACCCGCCCTGGGCCCCGCGCACCTACATGGAGAAAG TGGTGGCATCTACGACTACGCCCGCGCAAGGAGGATAG
- the abi2b gene encoding abl interactor 2b isoform X12, which produces MAELQMLLEEEIPAGRSALLDSFTNLERVAEYCESNYVQSPDKQRALEETKNYTTQSLASVAYLINTLANNVLQMLDIQASQLRRMESSINHISQTVDIHKEKVARREIGILTTNKNTSRTHKIIAPANPERPVRYIRKPIDYSMLDDMGHGVKASAQNMKAGGGGLPRTNPPTQKPPSPPMSGKGTLGSGSSGGSHPSSSRSSSRENSGSGSVGVPIAVPTPAPPTAFPGAPQFYSMNRPVQPLQNSQVGGSLPYRRPASVTGQPNMAHNQTQLNGGPHFAQNPVSDVPPPPPPAEEPVFEEPTPPPPPPEDYEDDEDEEESAVVEYSDPYAEEDPPWAPRTYMEKVVASTTTPAQGG; this is translated from the exons ATGGCGGAGCTACAAATGCTTCTGGAAGAGGAGATTCCAGCAGGACGAAGCGCACTACTAGACAGTTTCACCAATTTGGAAAGAGTAGCGGAGTACTGCGAAAGCAACTATGTCCAG TCTCCAGATAAGCAGAGGGCGCTGGAGGAGACCAAGAACTACACCACCCAGTCTCTTGCCAGCGTCGCTTACCTGATCAACACACTCGCCAACAATGTCCTCCAGATGCTGGACATCCAGGCCTCGCAGCTCCGCCGCATGGAGTCCTCCATCAACCACATCTCACAG ACGGTGGACATCCACAAAGAGAAGGTAGCCCGGCGGGAGATCGGCATCCTCACCACCAACAAGAACACGTCTCGCACACACAAGATCATCGCCCCAGCCAATCCCGAGAGGCCTGTGCGCTACATCCGCAAGCCCATCGACTACAGCATGCTAGACGACATGGGCCATGGAGTCAAG GCCAGCGCCCAGAACATGAAGGCCGGAGGCGGTGGACTCCCTCGCACAAACCCCCCCACACAGAAGCCCCCCAGCCCGCCCATGTCGGGGAAAGGGACCCTTGG CAGTGGGAGCAGCGGAGGCAGCCATCCCAGCAGCAGTCGCAGCAGCAGCCGAGAGAACAGCGGCAGTGGCAGCGTGGGCGTGCCCATCGCCGTGCCAACCCCAGCCCCACCCACCGCCTTCCCAG GCGCTCCTCAGTTCTACAGCATGAACCGCCCGGTGCAGCCGCTCCAAAACTCGCAGGTGGGAGGCTCGCTGCCGTACCGCCGACCCGCGTCTGTCACCGGTCAGCCCAACATGGCCCACAACCAGACCCAGCTCAACGGGGGACCACACTTTGCCCAGAACCCAG TCTCAGACGTGCCGCCTCCACCTCCGCCCGCCGAGGAGCCGGTGTTTGAGGaacccacccctcctcctcctccgccggAGGACTACGAGGACGACGAGGATGAAGAAGAGTCGGCGGTGGTGGAGTACAGTGACCCGTACGCCGAGGAGGACCCGCCCTGGGCCCCGCGCACCTACATGGAGAAAG TGGTGGCATCTACGACTACGCCCGCGCAAGGAGGATAG
- the abi2b gene encoding abl interactor 2b isoform X5 produces the protein MAELQMLLEEEIPAGRSALLDSFTNLERVAEYCESNYVQSPDKQRALEETKNYTTQSLASVAYLINTLANNVLQMLDIQASQLRRMESSINHISQTVDIHKEKVARREIGILTTNKNTSRTHKIIAPANPERPVRYIRKPIDYSMLDDMGHGVKWLQRFKASAQNMKAGGGGLPRTNPPTQKPPSPPMSGKGTLGRHSPYRTLEPVRPPVVPNDYVSSPTRNMAQPQQSPTRTASVNQRNRTYSSGSSGGSHPSSSRSSSRENSGSGSVGVPIAVPTPAPPTAFPGAPQFYSMNRPVQPLQNSQVGGSLPYRRPASVTGQPNMAHNQTQLNGGPHFAQNPVSDVPPPPPPAEEPVFEEPTPPPPPPEDYEDDEDEEESAVVEYSDPYAEEDPPWAPRTYMEKVVASTTTPAQGG, from the exons ATGGCGGAGCTACAAATGCTTCTGGAAGAGGAGATTCCAGCAGGACGAAGCGCACTACTAGACAGTTTCACCAATTTGGAAAGAGTAGCGGAGTACTGCGAAAGCAACTATGTCCAG TCTCCAGATAAGCAGAGGGCGCTGGAGGAGACCAAGAACTACACCACCCAGTCTCTTGCCAGCGTCGCTTACCTGATCAACACACTCGCCAACAATGTCCTCCAGATGCTGGACATCCAGGCCTCGCAGCTCCGCCGCATGGAGTCCTCCATCAACCACATCTCACAG ACGGTGGACATCCACAAAGAGAAGGTAGCCCGGCGGGAGATCGGCATCCTCACCACCAACAAGAACACGTCTCGCACACACAAGATCATCGCCCCAGCCAATCCCGAGAGGCCTGTGCGCTACATCCGCAAGCCCATCGACTACAGCATGCTAGACGACATGGGCCATGGAGTCAAG TGGTTGCAAAGGTTTAAG GCCAGCGCCCAGAACATGAAGGCCGGAGGCGGTGGACTCCCTCGCACAAACCCCCCCACACAGAAGCCCCCCAGCCCGCCCATGTCGGGGAAAGGGACCCTTGG GCGCCACTCCCCCTATAGGACGCTCGAGCCGGTGCGTCCGCCCGTTGTCCCTAACGACTACGTCTCGAGCCCGACGCGCAACATGGCGCAGCCCCAGCAGAGCCCTACACGCACTGCATCCGTTAATCAGAGGAACCGCACGTACAG CAGTGGGAGCAGCGGAGGCAGCCATCCCAGCAGCAGTCGCAGCAGCAGCCGAGAGAACAGCGGCAGTGGCAGCGTGGGCGTGCCCATCGCCGTGCCAACCCCAGCCCCACCCACCGCCTTCCCAG GCGCTCCTCAGTTCTACAGCATGAACCGCCCGGTGCAGCCGCTCCAAAACTCGCAGGTGGGAGGCTCGCTGCCGTACCGCCGACCCGCGTCTGTCACCGGTCAGCCCAACATGGCCCACAACCAGACCCAGCTCAACGGGGGACCACACTTTGCCCAGAACCCAG TCTCAGACGTGCCGCCTCCACCTCCGCCCGCCGAGGAGCCGGTGTTTGAGGaacccacccctcctcctcctccgccggAGGACTACGAGGACGACGAGGATGAAGAAGAGTCGGCGGTGGTGGAGTACAGTGACCCGTACGCCGAGGAGGACCCGCCCTGGGCCCCGCGCACCTACATGGAGAAAG TGGTGGCATCTACGACTACGCCCGCGCAAGGAGGATAG
- the abi2b gene encoding abl interactor 2b isoform X7, with product MAELQMLLEEEIPAGRSALLDSFTNLERVAEYCESNYVQSPDKQRALEETKNYTTQSLASVAYLINTLANNVLQMLDIQASQLRRMESSINHISQTVDIHKEKVARREIGILTTNKNTSRTHKIIAPANPERPVRYIRKPIDYSMLDDMGHGVKASAQNMKAGGGGLPRTNPPTQKPPSPPMSGKGTLGRHSPYRTLEPVRPPVVPNDYVSSPTRNMAQPQQSPTRTASVNQRNRTYSGSSGGSHPSSSRSSSRENSGSGSVGVPIAVPTPAPPTAFPGAPQFYSMNRPVQPLQNSQVGGSLPYRRPASVTGQPNMAHNQTQLNGGPHFAQNPVSDVPPPPPPAEEPVFEEPTPPPPPPEDYEDDEDEEESAVVEYSDPYAEEDPPWAPRTYMEKVVASTTTPAQGG from the exons ATGGCGGAGCTACAAATGCTTCTGGAAGAGGAGATTCCAGCAGGACGAAGCGCACTACTAGACAGTTTCACCAATTTGGAAAGAGTAGCGGAGTACTGCGAAAGCAACTATGTCCAG TCTCCAGATAAGCAGAGGGCGCTGGAGGAGACCAAGAACTACACCACCCAGTCTCTTGCCAGCGTCGCTTACCTGATCAACACACTCGCCAACAATGTCCTCCAGATGCTGGACATCCAGGCCTCGCAGCTCCGCCGCATGGAGTCCTCCATCAACCACATCTCACAG ACGGTGGACATCCACAAAGAGAAGGTAGCCCGGCGGGAGATCGGCATCCTCACCACCAACAAGAACACGTCTCGCACACACAAGATCATCGCCCCAGCCAATCCCGAGAGGCCTGTGCGCTACATCCGCAAGCCCATCGACTACAGCATGCTAGACGACATGGGCCATGGAGTCAAG GCCAGCGCCCAGAACATGAAGGCCGGAGGCGGTGGACTCCCTCGCACAAACCCCCCCACACAGAAGCCCCCCAGCCCGCCCATGTCGGGGAAAGGGACCCTTGG GCGCCACTCCCCCTATAGGACGCTCGAGCCGGTGCGTCCGCCCGTTGTCCCTAACGACTACGTCTCGAGCCCGACGCGCAACATGGCGCAGCCCCAGCAGAGCCCTACACGCACTGCATCCGTTAATCAGAGGAACCGCACGTACAG TGGGAGCAGCGGAGGCAGCCATCCCAGCAGCAGTCGCAGCAGCAGCCGAGAGAACAGCGGCAGTGGCAGCGTGGGCGTGCCCATCGCCGTGCCAACCCCAGCCCCACCCACCGCCTTCCCAG GCGCTCCTCAGTTCTACAGCATGAACCGCCCGGTGCAGCCGCTCCAAAACTCGCAGGTGGGAGGCTCGCTGCCGTACCGCCGACCCGCGTCTGTCACCGGTCAGCCCAACATGGCCCACAACCAGACCCAGCTCAACGGGGGACCACACTTTGCCCAGAACCCAG TCTCAGACGTGCCGCCTCCACCTCCGCCCGCCGAGGAGCCGGTGTTTGAGGaacccacccctcctcctcctccgccggAGGACTACGAGGACGACGAGGATGAAGAAGAGTCGGCGGTGGTGGAGTACAGTGACCCGTACGCCGAGGAGGACCCGCCCTGGGCCCCGCGCACCTACATGGAGAAAG TGGTGGCATCTACGACTACGCCCGCGCAAGGAGGATAG